TCTCCTCGGTGTCCGCGGAACCGCAGCGGGGACAGCTGACCAGGGTCCGGGTGGGCGTCAGCGCCAGCGGGACCGGGGCGCCGGGCGCGCGCCGGGGCGCGGCACCGGGCGGGGCGATGCCGTGGGCGGCCAGCTTGGCCCGGCCCTCGGGGGTGATCCAGTCCGTGGTCCACGGCGGGTCGAGCACGGTGCGGACCGCGACCCGGGTGAACCCGGCCGCCCGCAGCGCGGCGTCGACGTCGGCGCGCATCTCGGCCAGCGCCGGGCAGCCGCTGTAGGTGGGCGCCAGGCCGACGGTGACTCCGCCGTCGGCGGCCACGTCCACCTCGCGCAGCACGCCGAGTTCGGCGAGGCTGACCATGGGCAGCTCCGGGTCCACCACCTGGGCGGCGGTGTCGCGGGCGAGTTCCTGCAGGGTCACCACGTCGCCTCCGGGTCGGCCCGGGCCACGGACTGGAGTTCGGCGAGCAGTCCGGCCAGGTGCGGGGTGTGCTGCCCGTCCCGTCCCGAGCCGGCCTCCACGGCCGCATCGGCCTCGGCGGGCAGGTCGAGCCCGGCCGCCTCCAGCACCCGCAGCAGCGTCTGTTCGACCTCGGCCCGCGCCCCGGCCCCGGCCGACTGCTCCAGTTCGGTCAGCAGTTCCTGCCGGTGGGGCCAGACCTGCGCCAGCGCCTGCCGCATCCGCCGGCGCGACTCCTCGGTGCCGTCGCCCAGCCGCACCGTCCACTGCGCGGCGTGGTCGCGGTGGTAGGCGAGTTCACTGACGCCCTTGGCCGCGACGGCGGCCAGCACCGGGTCGGGGTGTGCCGTCAGCGCCTGGAACCGCGCGAGCCGCCAGCTGGAGAAGAGCAGCAGCCGGGCGACGCACTCGGCGAAGTCGCCGTTGGGCAGCTCGACCAGGTGGACGTTGCGGAACTCCGCGGGCTCGCGGAAGTAGGCCAGGGCGTCCTCGTCCCGGCCCCGGCCCTCGGCCTGGCCGGCCCGGGCCAGCAGCAGCCGGGCCTGGCCGAGGAGGTCCAGGCCGATGTTGGCGAGGGCCACCTCCTCCTCCAGCTCCGGGGCGCGGGTGCACCATTCGGCGAGCCGCTGGGCGGCGACGAGGGCGTCGTCGCCGAGGGCCAGGCAGAGCGCCGCGACCGCCGCCGGGTCGATGCCGGGCGGCAGCGCGGTGTCGACGCCGTGCAGCGGGTCCTCGAAGCCGGTCCCGAAGGCCCAGCGGGTGTCGCCCTCGGCCGGAGCCTCGGCGAGGGAGAGGTAGACGTGGTCGTCGGTCATGGCCGCCTGCTCGTCAGATGTGCGGGATGTCGTCGGGGATGGCGTAGAAGGTGGGGTGGCGGTAGACCTTGTCGCCGCTGGGGTCGAAGAAGGAGTCGCGCTCGTCCGGGGTGGAGGCGGTGATGGCCTCGGAGCGGACGACCCAGATGCTGACGCCCTCGTTGCGACGGGTGTAGAGGTCGCGGGCGTTGGTGAGCGCCATCCGCTCGTCGGGGGCGTGCAGCGAGCCGACGTGGACGTGGTTGAGTCCGCGCTTGCCGCGCACGAACACCTCGTAGAGCGGCCACTCGGAGCGGGCGGTCATGGCGTTGCCTCTCGTGTCGCAGTGCTGCCTTCGGCGGGCGTTTCCGGTGACGCCGCCCGCGCGCGGCGCGCGGCGTGCGCCGCTGCGGCCTCGCGCACCCACGCGCCCTCCTCGTGGGCCTGCCGCCGGCGTTCGACCCGGGCGGTGTTGCAGGGCCCGTCGCCGGTGATCACCCGCTGCAGCTCGCTCCAGTCGGGGGTGCCGAAGTCCCAGCTCTCGCGCTGCTCGTTCCACTGGAGTTCCGGGTCCGGCAGCTGCACGCCCAGGCGCTGGGCCTGCGGGACGGTCATGTCGACGAAGCGCTGCCGCAGTTCGTCGTTGCTGTGGCGCTTGATCCGCCAGGCCATGGACCGGGCGCTGTTGGGCGAGTCGCCGTCCGGCGGCCCGAACATCATCAGCGAGGGCCACCACCAGCGGTCCACCGCGTCCTGGACGGCCGCCCGCTGGCCGGCGCTGCCGCTCATCATGGTCAGCAGCAGCTCGTAGCCCTGCCGCTGGTGGAAGGACTCCTCCTTGCAGATCCGGACCATGGCCCTGGCATAGGGACCGTAGGAGCTGCGGCAGAGCGGCACCTGGTTGCAGATGGCGGCGCCGTCGACGAACCAGCCGATGACGCCGACGTCGGCGAAGCTCAGGGTCGGGTAGTTGAAGATCGAGGAGTACTTCTGCCGGCCGCTGATCAGCCGCTCGGTCAGGTCCCCCCGGTCCGCGCCCAGGGTCTCGGCGGCGGAGTAGAGGT
The Streptacidiphilus albus JL83 genome window above contains:
- the paaD gene encoding 1,2-phenylacetyl-CoA epoxidase subunit PaaD; translation: MVSLAELGVLREVDVAADGGVTVGLAPTYSGCPALAEMRADVDAALRAAGFTRVAVRTVLDPPWTTDWITPEGRAKLAAHGIAPPGAAPRRAPGAPVPLALTPTRTLVSCPRCGSADTEETSRFSGTACKALRRCRSCLEPFEQVKEL
- the paaC gene encoding 1,2-phenylacetyl-CoA epoxidase subunit PaaC, with protein sequence MTDDHVYLSLAEAPAEGDTRWAFGTGFEDPLHGVDTALPPGIDPAAVAALCLALGDDALVAAQRLAEWCTRAPELEEEVALANIGLDLLGQARLLLARAGQAEGRGRDEDALAYFREPAEFRNVHLVELPNGDFAECVARLLLFSSWRLARFQALTAHPDPVLAAVAAKGVSELAYHRDHAAQWTVRLGDGTEESRRRMRQALAQVWPHRQELLTELEQSAGAGARAEVEQTLLRVLEAAGLDLPAEADAAVEAGSGRDGQHTPHLAGLLAELQSVARADPEATW
- the paaB gene encoding 1,2-phenylacetyl-CoA epoxidase subunit PaaB — encoded protein: MTARSEWPLYEVFVRGKRGLNHVHVGSLHAPDERMALTNARDLYTRRNEGVSIWVVRSEAITASTPDERDSFFDPSGDKVYRHPTFYAIPDDIPHI
- the paaA gene encoding 1,2-phenylacetyl-CoA epoxidase subunit PaaA, yielding MPAAETPAATRAAEPDGEARFDDLLARDQRIEPRDWMPEGYRATLVRQIAQHAHSEIIGMQPEGEWITRAPSLRRKAILFAKVQDEAGHGLYLYSAAETLGADRGDLTERLISGRQKYSSIFNYPTLSFADVGVIGWFVDGAAICNQVPLCRSSYGPYARAMVRICKEESFHQRQGYELLLTMMSGSAGQRAAVQDAVDRWWWPSLMMFGPPDGDSPNSARSMAWRIKRHSNDELRQRFVDMTVPQAQRLGVQLPDPELQWNEQRESWDFGTPDWSELQRVITGDGPCNTARVERRRQAHEEGAWVREAAAAHAARRARAASPETPAEGSTATREATP